In Propionicimonas paludicola, a single window of DNA contains:
- a CDS encoding CYTH and CHAD domain-containing protein encodes MVELEIERKYALGLDQSLPSLAGTLIEGPINNYQLVATYYDTPDQRLRAERLVIRRRTGGRDDGWHLKAPGQDADHRVEQQLPIDPDAPGLVPPGFWEEVSQRLGGQPLVPVATLHTFRQEQDLLGADHAVLARLCIDEVYSDAAGHRDHWREAELELAAGQLALLDELEAILAAAGIVRATDVAKIARALGAAPTASAPATAGQVVQAYLAGQLGVLQHWYRDPSGLPGGDAHDGRVACRRLRSVLGTFGSVFAAGARGRLRAELRWLGLQLSPARDAEVVADRLAAGIADCDPAAAPLVEGYRESVLRARLATLEESLDRSRVAAILVGIEGLLSSEALSPRAEREPSAVLAKSWRSAVAAVRTEQAAALQSSDEQAWHGVRKAAKAARYGAEVLVSALPGYDQQRVAWEQVTEALGVVQDAVVTRAELHWLQGQGWPGLTPELLAALDAREAEAQQGALARGKAAVAAALALS; translated from the coding sequence GTGGTCGAACTGGAGATCGAGCGCAAGTACGCCCTCGGCCTCGACCAGAGTCTTCCCTCGCTGGCCGGCACCTTGATCGAGGGGCCGATCAACAACTATCAACTGGTTGCGACCTACTACGACACTCCGGATCAGCGGCTGCGCGCCGAGCGTCTGGTGATCCGGCGCCGCACCGGCGGCCGGGACGACGGCTGGCACCTCAAGGCGCCGGGTCAGGATGCCGACCATCGCGTCGAGCAGCAGCTGCCGATCGATCCTGACGCCCCCGGCCTGGTTCCGCCCGGTTTCTGGGAGGAGGTCAGCCAGCGGCTCGGCGGGCAACCGCTGGTGCCGGTGGCCACCTTGCACACCTTCCGGCAGGAGCAGGACCTGCTCGGTGCCGATCATGCGGTGCTGGCTCGGTTGTGCATCGATGAGGTGTACTCCGACGCCGCCGGGCATCGCGACCACTGGCGGGAGGCCGAGCTCGAGCTCGCCGCCGGTCAGCTGGCCCTCCTCGATGAGCTGGAGGCGATCCTGGCTGCGGCTGGCATCGTCCGGGCCACCGACGTGGCTAAGATCGCCCGGGCACTGGGGGCCGCGCCGACTGCGTCCGCTCCGGCTACCGCGGGTCAGGTCGTGCAGGCCTATCTGGCCGGCCAGTTGGGCGTCCTGCAGCACTGGTATCGGGATCCGTCCGGCTTGCCCGGGGGAGACGCCCATGACGGTCGGGTCGCCTGTCGGCGGTTGCGCAGCGTGCTGGGCACCTTCGGCTCGGTGTTCGCCGCCGGCGCTCGCGGACGGCTCCGCGCTGAACTGCGTTGGCTGGGCCTGCAGCTGAGCCCGGCCCGGGACGCCGAAGTGGTCGCCGATCGGCTCGCCGCAGGGATCGCGGACTGTGACCCTGCCGCTGCCCCCCTTGTTGAGGGCTACCGCGAGTCGGTCCTGCGCGCCCGGCTGGCGACGCTGGAGGAGAGCCTTGATCGGTCTCGGGTGGCCGCGATCCTGGTCGGCATCGAGGGACTGTTGAGCAGTGAGGCGCTCTCCCCGCGAGCAGAGCGGGAGCCGTCCGCGGTGCTGGCGAAGAGCTGGCGATCGGCGGTGGCCGCGGTCCGGACCGAGCAGGCCGCCGCCCTGCAGAGCAGCGACGAGCAGGCATGGCACGGCGTCCGCAAGGCGGCCAAGGCCGCCCGGTATGGGGCCGAGGTGCTGGTGTCGGCGCTGCCCGGCTACGACCAGCAGCGGGTGGCGTGGGAGCAGGTCACCGAAGCCCTGGGGGTGGTGCAGGATGCGGTGGTCACCCGGGCCGAACTGCATTGGCTGCAAGGGCAGGGCTGGCCGGGGCTGACCCCGGAGCTGCTGGCCGCATTGGACGCCCGCGAGGCGGAAGCCCAGCAGGGTGCGCTGGCGCGCGGGAAAGCTGCGGTCGCCGCGGCCCTGGCGCTCAGCTGA
- the dnaE gene encoding DNA polymerase III subunit alpha: MTADFVHLHCHSEYSMLDGAARLKDLVGRADQLGMPALAVTDHGNLFGAYEFYKVAKNSPVKPIIGLEAYLTPKTHRSERKRVQFGDGTGDDVASKGAYTHMTMWAESSEGMHNLFRLSSLSSLEGFFYKPRADRELLHRYAKGLIATTGCPSGEVQTYLRLGQYKEALASAAEFRDIFGAENFYVELMDHGLDIETRVRSDLLKLAKDLHLPLVATNDLHYVHASDSEDHDTLLCVSAGSNKDTPNRFKFDGDGYYLKSPEEMRALFADLPEACDSTLAIAERCQTHFEEGTGTYMPQFPVPDGETETSWFMKEVRTGLDKRYRGQVPEYAIKQAEYEEEVILGKGYAGYFLVVADFINWAKRNGIRVGPGRGSGAGSMCAYAMGITDLDPVPHGLIFERFLNPERPSMPDFDVDFDDRRRGEVIRYVTEKYGDDRVCQIVTYGTIKAKQAIKDAGRVLGMPFSMGEKLTKAYPAPVQGKDLPLPYVFDPQNERYGEGTEFRELYESEPEAKLVVDTARGIEGLKRQWGVHAAGVIMSSVPLMDVIPVMKREQDGQIITQFDYPSCEALGLVKMDFLGLRNLTILDDAVRNVKINRGIDLDLDALRRDMTDPATYELLGSGETLGVFQLDGGGLRSLLKMMRPDNFEDISATIALYRPGPMGADSHTNYALRKTGRQKVEPIHPELAEPLADILDMTYGLIVYQEQIQQIAQRVAGYSLGQADLLRRAMGKKKKEVLEAEFKPFSTGMKANGFSDAAISTLWEIMVPFAAYAFNKAHSAAYGVISYWTAYLKANYPAEFMAALLESVKSDKDKTALYLGESRRMGIRVLPPDVNESEGMFTPVGVDVRYGLAAVRNVGDNVVKGVVEARTEFGKAGNFNAFLDQVPLVVCNKRVIESLIKAGAFDSMGHTRRSLMECFERRVDEVIDLKRNQANGQDDLFGDAGSADQVSASPVPDLPEWDKRVRLGFEREMLGLYVSDHPLQGLEHILVAQRDLSIGQLRADDGPRDGMITIAGMITQVVRKQTKNGDLWAIVTVEDLESAVEVLLFPKVYATVASGLASDVVVRIKGRVRTKDDSLELTGQEVTFPDVSEGPSGPLVIQLPAVRCTPAVVEQLRQVLRAHPGPTEVRVKLVSTTNGAKIWRLDDGLRVAPSRPLMADLKALLGPSCVAG, encoded by the coding sequence GTGACGGCCGATTTCGTGCATCTGCATTGCCACTCGGAGTACTCGATGCTGGACGGTGCGGCACGACTCAAGGATCTGGTAGGGCGGGCCGATCAACTCGGCATGCCGGCCCTCGCTGTGACCGACCACGGGAACCTGTTCGGTGCCTACGAGTTCTACAAGGTGGCCAAGAACTCGCCGGTGAAGCCGATCATCGGGCTGGAGGCCTACCTCACTCCGAAGACCCATCGCAGCGAGCGCAAGCGCGTCCAGTTCGGCGACGGCACCGGCGACGATGTCGCCTCCAAGGGCGCCTACACCCACATGACGATGTGGGCCGAAAGCAGCGAGGGCATGCACAACCTGTTCCGGCTGAGCTCACTGAGTTCGCTGGAGGGCTTCTTCTACAAGCCGCGCGCTGACCGGGAGCTGCTGCACCGCTACGCCAAGGGCCTGATCGCCACCACCGGCTGCCCGTCCGGGGAAGTGCAGACCTACCTGCGGTTGGGCCAGTACAAGGAGGCGCTCGCCTCGGCCGCGGAGTTCCGCGACATCTTTGGCGCCGAGAACTTCTACGTCGAACTCATGGATCACGGCCTGGACATCGAGACCCGGGTCCGGTCCGACCTGCTCAAGCTGGCCAAGGACCTGCACCTGCCGCTGGTGGCGACCAATGACCTGCACTACGTCCACGCCAGCGACTCCGAGGACCACGACACTCTGCTGTGCGTGTCGGCCGGGTCCAACAAGGACACCCCGAACCGGTTCAAGTTCGACGGTGACGGCTACTACCTGAAGTCGCCGGAGGAGATGCGGGCACTGTTCGCCGACCTTCCGGAGGCCTGCGACAGCACCTTGGCAATTGCTGAGCGGTGCCAGACGCACTTCGAAGAGGGCACCGGCACCTACATGCCGCAGTTCCCGGTTCCGGACGGCGAGACCGAGACCTCCTGGTTCATGAAGGAGGTCCGAACCGGGCTGGACAAGCGCTATCGCGGCCAGGTTCCCGAGTACGCCATCAAGCAGGCCGAGTACGAGGAGGAGGTCATCCTCGGAAAGGGCTACGCCGGCTACTTCCTGGTGGTGGCCGACTTCATCAACTGGGCCAAGCGCAACGGGATCCGGGTCGGACCGGGCCGTGGCTCGGGTGCCGGTTCGATGTGCGCGTACGCCATGGGCATCACCGACCTGGATCCGGTCCCGCACGGCCTGATCTTCGAGCGGTTCCTGAACCCGGAACGTCCCTCGATGCCCGACTTCGACGTCGACTTCGACGATCGCCGTCGCGGCGAGGTGATCCGCTACGTCACCGAGAAGTACGGCGACGACCGGGTCTGCCAGATCGTCACTTACGGCACCATCAAGGCCAAGCAGGCCATCAAGGACGCCGGACGGGTGCTGGGCATGCCGTTCTCGATGGGGGAGAAGCTCACCAAGGCCTACCCGGCCCCGGTGCAGGGCAAGGATCTGCCGCTTCCCTACGTGTTCGATCCGCAGAATGAGCGCTACGGCGAAGGCACCGAGTTCCGTGAGCTCTACGAGTCCGAGCCCGAGGCGAAGCTGGTGGTCGACACGGCCCGCGGCATCGAAGGCCTGAAGCGGCAGTGGGGCGTCCACGCGGCCGGCGTGATCATGTCCAGCGTGCCGTTGATGGACGTGATCCCGGTGATGAAGCGGGAGCAGGACGGCCAGATCATCACGCAGTTCGACTACCCGAGCTGTGAGGCGCTCGGCCTGGTCAAGATGGACTTCCTGGGTCTGCGCAACCTGACCATCCTGGACGACGCGGTGCGCAATGTGAAGATCAACCGCGGCATCGATCTGGACCTGGACGCGCTGCGCCGGGACATGACCGACCCGGCCACCTACGAACTGCTCGGCTCGGGGGAGACCCTGGGGGTGTTCCAGCTGGACGGCGGCGGGCTGCGGTCGCTGCTGAAGATGATGCGCCCGGACAACTTCGAAGACATTTCGGCAACCATCGCGCTCTACCGGCCCGGACCGATGGGTGCCGACAGCCACACCAACTACGCGCTGCGTAAGACCGGACGGCAGAAGGTCGAGCCGATTCACCCCGAGCTGGCCGAGCCGCTGGCCGACATCCTGGACATGACCTACGGCCTGATCGTCTACCAGGAGCAGATCCAGCAGATCGCTCAGCGGGTGGCCGGCTACAGCCTGGGCCAGGCCGACCTGCTGCGCCGGGCCATGGGCAAGAAGAAGAAGGAAGTCCTGGAGGCCGAGTTCAAGCCGTTCAGCACCGGCATGAAGGCCAACGGCTTCTCCGACGCGGCGATCTCCACGCTGTGGGAGATCATGGTTCCGTTCGCGGCCTACGCCTTCAACAAGGCCCACTCGGCCGCCTACGGGGTGATCTCGTACTGGACGGCCTACCTCAAGGCGAACTACCCGGCCGAGTTCATGGCCGCCCTGCTCGAGTCGGTGAAGTCCGACAAGGACAAGACCGCGCTCTATCTGGGTGAGTCCCGCCGGATGGGGATCCGGGTGCTTCCGCCGGATGTCAACGAGTCCGAAGGCATGTTCACCCCGGTGGGCGTGGACGTCCGCTACGGACTGGCCGCGGTCCGCAATGTCGGCGACAACGTGGTGAAGGGCGTCGTCGAGGCTCGCACCGAGTTCGGCAAGGCCGGCAACTTCAACGCCTTCCTCGACCAGGTGCCGCTGGTGGTCTGCAACAAGCGGGTCATCGAGTCGCTGATCAAGGCCGGCGCCTTCGACTCGATGGGGCACACCCGGCGCTCGCTGATGGAGTGCTTCGAACGTCGCGTCGACGAGGTGATCGACCTCAAGCGCAACCAGGCCAACGGCCAAGACGACCTGTTCGGGGATGCCGGCAGTGCGGACCAGGTCAGCGCCTCCCCGGTGCCCGACCTTCCCGAGTGGGACAAGCGGGTCCGGCTGGGCTTCGAGCGGGAAATGCTCGGTCTGTACGTCAGCGACCACCCGTTGCAGGGCCTGGAGCACATTCTGGTTGCCCAGCGCGATCTGTCGATCGGCCAGCTGCGCGCCGACGACGGGCCGCGCGACGGGATGATCACCATCGCCGGGATGATCACCCAGGTGGTCCGCAAGCAGACCAAGAACGGCGACCTGTGGGCGATCGTGACCGTCGAGGACCTGGAGTCGGCGGTCGAGGTGCTGCTGTTCCCCAAGGTCTACGCCACGGTCGCCTCCGGCCTGGCCAGCGATGTGGTGGTGCGGATCAAGGGCCGGGTGCGGACCAAGGACGACAGCCTGGAACTGACCGGCCAGGAGGTGACCTTCCCGGACGTCTCGGAGGGGCCGTCGGGGCCGCTGGTGATTCAGCTGCCGGCCGTCCGCTGCACTCCGGCCGTCGTCGAGCAGCTGCGACAGGTGCTGCGCGCGCACCCGGGCCCGACCGAGGTGCGAGTCAAACTCGTCTCCACCACCAATGGCGCCAAGATCTGGCGGCTGGACGACGGGCTGAGGGTGGCCCCGTCCCGCCCGCTGATGGCCGACCTGAAGGCACTGCTGGGGCCGTCCTGTGTGGCCGGCTGA